The genomic stretch tagatcAGACATCTTATATGCTGATAATCTTTTGGCATAAAGCAGCACTGCGCCTACACGCTACCATCAAATTGGTGTTAAAGATGTTTTTTCATTACTACATTGTGGGATTCGCTAGATTAGACCCCTTTGATCTTTGGAATGATGCCTACCTTGTGGGATTCGTCAAATCAGACTATCTATATGACCGCACAAGGTATATTcccgaatggttatgtctttaccattaaggAACactgcaatatcttggaggtcaaccAGATTGACCTTTGTTGCGAAACCTTTGAATCGTTCCAAGAGTCATTGTACATCATCAGGTGAAAGATATGGTCGAGaactcttgttgagcatattagAACTCCTTGCAATTTTCATCCCTCGTTAAGTCCCAATAACGATGCATGAAGACAAAGCTGTATGTATCGACCAAATTATGATACATCTCAACAAGTCAACGCCAAGCATATTATGTCTATATCAGcatgagcatcagaagattgaagtcaagcagtccgatcccagacaaccttgccgacgTCACCGTCGAAGTCTACCTTCCAAAAGCTtgtccaaggaattggtatgcgtaacttTCTCACTTACGATGCTTCTAgtttcatttggaagttttgcCAAACTTAGGGGAAGCAtctagaagtatactcacttgaccttaatgtactctttttccatgcgattaggagcatttttcccgtTGGGTTTTTGCTATCTgactaggttttaatgaggcacccatcttggGTTGGTCATACCCTTGTGTACGTTCTACTTGCGTCCCGAAGATGTATAGTTTtaacttaatgcaacttctcacttttctcattTGACAACGGGATTTTGTCCCACCATGGGTTTTGCCATAGtaagttttgtgagttttaccatCCATGCATTCTTCTGTTTGTTTTGAGACTTGCATTCATTATTTGTGCCGGCTAGATGAGACGACTTCATCAATTGCTTCTACATTTGCTTGAAGATTTGATGCGCTATCTACTTGACTATTTGCACACTTAAGGGCTGTGGCATATGTTCTAATACATATTGTGAatgtgtaaatcctaagtaaagatagattaggaatcctttggGTAAATCCTAAGTAGAGATAGATTATGAATCCTTTGGGATCTAGAAGATCTTTCCTAATAGgctttgtattacttggagagcaagtttctctcgtccttattactataaataaaggcctAAGGACTCAAGAATTAACACACAATTCTTCAAGCCTATTCTTCATTATCTTTCTCTCTATGCCGTACTCCTCAATTAAATATACGTCACAAAAAAGGGTAAGTTAGGGAACACAAGTCCAAGCCCTATTTTTAACGTTTTTTACAAGcaaggaggatcctctccggatgctcttgtgaggatcctgaggatcctcaaatcgtatccgttcatcgtatatcgtgaaatcagttttcgtcaggtactatttataaaaatttaaaataaaaatatttaaaatgatttttgaccgcacgatgtatgatgaatagATATGATTTGAAGATCTCCAGGATCCTTATTCTTTTACAAGTCCAAGCCCTTTGGATTATGTAATGAGTAtgattcttttcctttctattcTCATCCTTTTACAttgtttttttgtcttattatctttataaaaaatcaatataaaatgataatGTGGTTAAATCGTAGCGGTTGAAATAGGAGAAGAGAGAAGCAAACAGGAATTAGGAGGGGAGAGATTCTCCTCCATTATGTAAACTTTCCATCTCAGTCGTACGTTTTTTCTTCCGCTTCCCAATAATTGTCATTCGCCATCGAAGAACCAGAAGAAGGGAAACTCGAACAATCCAAAGGGCCATCCCTTCTGGGCTTGTTTGCTTCAGGAAGTGTATGCCTTTGGATTTCGATATCAGGAATGAAAGCAAGAGACTGATATCAAAGAAGAAATATTTTCTCACAGGTCAGTCGCTGTTCATcaaatattcttttatttttttctttccatcttttgtttttgattAGTTTCAATCGTTGGGTTGAGACCCATGCGTTACCTTCTTCTTTGGATTCTCAGGAGGGGCTCTCTGGTTTTCTTTCCTGCAATCTGTTTTCCATCGGATTTTGTTGCTGATTTTACATTTTCCTAGGAAAATCCTTGGAGTAGATCTGATTTTGCTTTCTGGGTCTTCCTTGCATTGCATGCATGGGGTAAGTTTTCTGAATCCTTTTCTGGATTTGGTAATTCCATTGGATTGAGTGGTTTAATGGGATTTCTGGGGTTTctccatttttattatttttgtgagTTAATTAGATACTGTTGTACTTGATTTGATTGGGATGCGAGGAAGAGTAAATGGATTGCATTGTTGCGTCGAAAATTGATGAATCGGAATTGGGATTTTGGGTTTTATACTGGCATTTTAGTTTTAGGAATTTCACCAACTTATTATGATTGTATGTGGTTAAGTAAGGTTAAAAATCTTTTCAGACTGTattcaatttaggttttaattttaaatgagtcTGTCAAACTCTAGTAGTATTCAATCTTGATTTTTAAGGAGTCTGAAAATCTGGTGGTATTCAATCCCGAGTTCTTAAAATGTTTCAAAATCTGGTTGTATTTAAAATTCAGTGAATTTGTAGGAATCTAGGAGTTGGAGGATTTTGGTGGATTCTAGAGTAGAAAATAGAAATAAGAAAAGCCCTCACAAATCATGCCTCTACGGCTCTACCCTAAGATTTCATTGTGATTCCTTCCTCTATAAAATACGAGCAGACTTGGATATGAACGAACTCTTCTTCTAAGCAGACATGTAGTGGTAACACGTCCAGAAATATGCAAACTTCTTTTTCAATTTCTGTCTTCTTTGTACGGCCAAATCTTTATCTTGTTTCTCTTCAAGGAAGACAACCAGTAATCAGCAATTTTCTTGTCTTCTACTCATGGCcaattttgtttattatttgttttagaGAACCCTAAAATCCCAATTTAACTCAATCAATTTCTAATCATCAATTTCCTTGCCTGATCTTTTTTTGTATTCAATTTCCTTGCCTGATCTTGGTATGCCATAATCACCCATATACATGTTGTACTTGGCAATACCACTCCCCTTCATCACTGTACAAATCTTCCTTTCTTGTCTGCTTTCCTTTTGGCATCCTCGTTGTGACTTTTGGAGACACTTATTTACTTGATAGGATCCTCCATAAATGCTATAAAAGCTTCATTAATATCCACTAAACTTCATAACaaaatccatataaaatttcttaaaatttcATGTGGAGTCTATGTGAATCCATTAAAATTCATGTGGAGTCTATATGAATCCATTAAAATTCATAGACTTCAATTCTGTTAAAATACATCGAAATTTCAATTGAGTACACCCCTCTTAGTCTTTTGTGAAAACAGAAACACATGGCAATTGGGAATTTATACAGTTGGActcgataaaaaaaatatcaatagtTGAATTCAGTTAGATTAAAGTCAATCCAATCAGATGCCAATCGGCAAAGATTTAACATCTCTTTGGTCATTGGATGTTGATTGATTGACTATATTTGGATCATATCTAATAGAGCCATTGCATAATGTTTCTTTCGTTGAATTGGCTTTTGGAATTTGGCTGTAAGCATATTCTGATTAAGAGTTTTAGCAAAGTACTATTGGCTAGTACTGATACCAGGAGCTGGAGTTATGTCAGTGCGATGGAATCATGTTCTTTTTTGCTTATTTTGAGCCCCTTTTAATTATCGTCAAGGACATTTTTCTGTTCAGTGTTCACCTCACACTATAGATTTGTATTGACAATGCCAGTTCTTATCattttgaagggaaaaaaaagatcttttttttttttttttttttttttttttttttttttttaaatttaaatttaaatttttttatcttttccttttctagTTGTGTTTGGAGAAACTTTCTTGGGGTGATGTTTTGCGAATTTATCGTGGGGACTTTGACTAGGGTCCTGTAGTTTTTACCGTATTGTACAGGTTTGGTTTTATGTTTAGTTAGTATTGTTGGTGTTGTTAAAttttagaattattttttatttctaacagAATGAGATGTGGTTTGTAACAGAGCAGTGGTTGTCTAGCATGCCATAGTAAGACCGCACTGAAAACTTCAGTGAATGAGCCACCAAAAGGGTTATTAAACGAAGGTCAGACTGTAAAGAAACCAAGCATATCAGAGGATTTTTGGACCACCAGCACGTGGGATATGGACAACAGTGCAGTTCAATCCCAGGGAAGCATCTCATCAATCAGCACAAACCAGATCCTTGATCCGCATGGTGGCTCTGGCAGCAGTAGCACCCCTGCCGAATTTGTAAATCATggcaagttttttatttatttgttcttcTTATGGTTttatcaatttctgggaattttatgttcaaatttCTGAGATAGTTTCTGCACGTTGGAAATTTGTTTAATGACTCACTATCAGGTGGGTCTTATACGGACTCCTCATGGACATTCCAAAGGACTGAGCTGCTTTGGCAGTATCATTACCTGTAATGGAGTCAAATAATTATGTGTTACTGGTAGCCCGTTTCTCAAATTTTTCTGAACTTTTGCCTACCAAATTTCATTGCAGATGTGATCTTGGAAGGTTTTATTTACAGTCACTGTACTTTCTATGATTTCAAGAATGGTTTAACACTGTTGTTCTTGTCAGTTTTTGTATCTTGCTatcacatgttttt from Pyrus communis chromosome 7, drPyrComm1.1, whole genome shotgun sequence encodes the following:
- the LOC137740183 gene encoding uncharacterized protein isoform X1, whose product is MPLDFDIRNESKRLISKKKYFLTGGALWFSFLQSVFHRILLLILHFPRKILGVDLILLSGSSLHCMHGSSGCLACHSKTALKTSVNEPPKGLLNEGQTVKKPSISEDFWTTSTWDMDNSAVQSQGSISSISTNQILDPHGGSGSSSTPAEFVNHGLLLWSQTRHLWIGNKKSDSPSKKIQEPKLSWNASYESLLGSTKPFPQPIPLPEMVDFLVDIWEQEGLYD
- the LOC137740183 gene encoding uncharacterized protein isoform X2 — encoded protein: MHGSSGCLACHSKTALKTSVNEPPKGLLNEGQTVKKPSISEDFWTTSTWDMDNSAVQSQGSISSISTNQILDPHGGSGSSSTPAEFVNHGLLLWSQTRHLWIGNKKSDSPSKKIQEPKLSWNASYESLLGSTKPFPQPIPLPEMVDFLVDIWEQEGLYD
- the LOC137740183 gene encoding uncharacterized protein isoform X3, with amino-acid sequence MGGCLACHSKTALKTSVNEPPKGLLNEGQTVKKPSISEDFWTTSTWDMDNSAVQSQGSISSISTNQILDPHGGSGSSSTPAEFVNHGLLLWSQTRHLWIGNKKSDSPSKKIQEPKLSWNASYESLLGSTKPFPQPIPLPEMVDFLVDIWEQEGLYD